The Streptomyces sp. NBC_00691 genome has a segment encoding these proteins:
- a CDS encoding ABC transporter substrate-binding protein: MKRHTQLLRTAAVGGASLAMTLSLAACGGSDDASGDSGTIHVLVYGDATNKVEEQLVDTFNKTSKVKAVLDTIPGADYQSKLQTIISGKQAPDVFFNWGGGSIKPYVDAGLLMPLDDFISKNPRLKSDFLPSVFNTAVVDGKPYGVPMRGTQPVLLFSNEKVLKDAGVSAPRTWAELLTAVKALKAKGVTPIALGGGDKWPTQMWFQYLYDRVAGPELFQKAVGGDKDVWASEDSKKALGKLKELIDAGGFGTNYDSVKFTDGGSPALLATGKAAFELMGSWEYSTLQDAHPDFVKNDLGYGAFPTVEGGKGDPNNIAGNTNNFYSVLKTTKHPEAVAEFLKLMYSDEFVNAQLAVGNLPTTTNTAKFLDASANPAYSTFQYDLVKKAPAFQLSWDQAFPPAATTTLHQAVQQFFNGQMDTDAFIAAMQSLPAA; the protein is encoded by the coding sequence CCCTGGCCGCCTGCGGCGGCTCCGACGACGCGTCGGGCGACTCCGGCACGATCCACGTGCTGGTGTACGGCGACGCGACGAACAAGGTGGAGGAGCAGCTGGTCGACACCTTCAACAAGACCTCGAAGGTCAAGGCGGTCCTCGACACCATCCCCGGTGCCGACTACCAGTCGAAGCTGCAGACGATCATCAGTGGCAAGCAGGCGCCGGACGTGTTCTTCAACTGGGGCGGCGGCAGCATCAAGCCCTACGTCGACGCCGGGCTCCTCATGCCGCTCGACGACTTCATCTCGAAGAACCCCAGGCTCAAGTCCGATTTTCTCCCCTCGGTCTTCAACACCGCGGTCGTCGACGGCAAGCCGTACGGCGTCCCCATGCGCGGCACCCAGCCCGTCCTGCTCTTCAGCAACGAGAAGGTCCTCAAGGACGCGGGCGTGAGCGCCCCTCGCACCTGGGCCGAGCTGCTGACCGCCGTCAAGGCCCTCAAGGCCAAGGGCGTCACCCCGATCGCCCTGGGCGGCGGCGACAAGTGGCCGACCCAGATGTGGTTCCAGTACCTCTACGACCGGGTCGCCGGCCCCGAGCTCTTCCAGAAGGCCGTCGGCGGCGACAAGGACGTGTGGGCGAGCGAGGACAGCAAGAAGGCGCTGGGCAAGCTCAAGGAGCTGATCGACGCCGGTGGCTTCGGCACCAACTACGACTCGGTGAAGTTCACCGACGGCGGCTCCCCCGCCCTGCTCGCCACCGGCAAGGCCGCCTTCGAGCTGATGGGCTCATGGGAGTACTCCACCCTCCAGGACGCCCACCCGGACTTCGTGAAGAACGACCTGGGCTATGGCGCCTTCCCGACCGTCGAGGGCGGCAAGGGCGACCCCAACAACATCGCCGGCAACACCAACAACTTCTACTCGGTGCTCAAGACCACCAAGCACCCCGAGGCCGTCGCCGAGTTCCTGAAACTCATGTACTCCGACGAGTTCGTCAACGCCCAGCTCGCGGTCGGCAACCTGCCGACCACCACCAACACCGCGAAGTTCCTCGACGCCTCGGCCAACCCCGCCTACTCCACCTTCCAGTACGACCTGGTGAAGAAGGCCCCCGCCTTCCAGCTCTCCTGGGACCAGGCCTTCCCCCCGGCCGCCACGACCACCCTCCACCAGGCTGTCCAGCAGTTCTTCAACGGACAGATGGACACCGACGCCTTCATCGCCGCCATGCAGAGCCTGCCCGCGGCCTGA